CAAACTCCAAACTCCTTGATGCCATTGCCTGCCTTAGATTgaaatgagccaccacatcaACACAGCGTTTGATTGGCAAGCATGCTGGTGTGTTAGTTGTGAGCTGTGTTGGTTGTAAGCTATATTTATACAGCATCAGGGGAAAAGGAGACACATCATTCTctaggaaaggaaataaagaaagtgGATGTACATGGCAAGATAGTTCACTTAAGCCTGAGAGAAGTATAAGTGATCTCCCACCATCTCACTTGTCTCCTACCCCAGCAAAGCCACTCCATAGAGGTGGTGCCATTCTTGTTGACCTTAGTGTATGAACTGACCTTTGGAATATACCACTCTGGCCCTCCCTCCAAATGGCAAGGGTGGGGACAGAATTCTCAGGCCCCGCTGATGGATCTTGTTTTACCCAAGcctctatttttgctttgttttggagagatggggtctcactttgttgtccaggctggtctccaactcctaggctcaagtgatcctcctacctcaacctcccaaacttctgggattatgggtgtgaaccacagcacctggcctcccaaacctCTTGATTATTTTGTATCCAGATGAGTACCCCACCAACTGCACTTCACCTCCAGAAACTCAGAATGGTACAACAGCCTTGCAGAATGAGACTTTCAGCAGGCTGGAATATAACTGAGTTCTGGTGAGGATACGTGCTGATGGGGGTACATCCTAGTGGGCATATAGTCTTGCTGTCATATTGTCTTGAGAGCTTTGAATACAAAATTGTACGAGGGCATGTGGTGGGTGCAGAGGTCAAAAGCACAGGcttccagcctgcgcaacatagtgagatcctgcctctgcaaaagatgaaaaaattagctgggtgtggtggtgcacattgtagctgtagttccagctactcaggaggctgaggtgggaggattacttgaggccaacaggtcaaagctgcagtgagccacgattacacgattgcactccagcctgggcaacagagcagagaccctgtcaaaaaaaacaaaaatttaaaaaaaaatgaaaacacacaggctttggagtcagagagacCTGGGTTTATGCCTCAACTCTGTCTGTTCCTGGCTGAGCACCCTTGGGCTGGTTGCTGACcctctctgtatctcagtttcctcacggGTAAAATGGGTCTAATAATACCCActtcataggattattgtgaCAATTGTAGGGAAAAAGTATGGAGTGCACTGTCTGGAGGTCCAGGCACATAGGAAGCATTCAATACATGTGATTGTCCTAGAAAGGTGAATAACGGGCaatgtctttgtttgtttgtttgtttagatggagtctagctttgtcgcccaggctggagtgccatggcgcgatctcagctcactgcaacctctgcctcccaggttcaagcgagtctcctgcctcagcctcctgagtagctgggactacaggcacccgccaccacgcccagctaattttttgtgtttttggtagaaatggggtttcactatgttggccaggctggtcttgaactcctgacctcgagatccacccacCATcccagcctcgcaaagtgctgggattacaggcgtgagccaccacacctggcccaacgGGTGATCtttcattctatttctttctttctttctttttttttttttttggaggtagagtctcttaaaaaattctatttctttatacTATTTGATACTAATTAAGGAATTACTTTTATGACCAGAAAAAACAGAgtataaagggagaaaaaaaaaaaaactatgcaacAAAGCATTTTTCAAATAGATCCTAGAAGGTGCAAGTACCTGTGAGGTAATTCCGAGGATCTGGGAGTCCTCACAGATGTTATCCCCACTATCAGGGGGTGGACAGGATGATGCCAGGTCACAGGGCAAAGGAAAGAGCTTAAGCTGGGAAGCCGGTACCAAAACCTGTGGTCCTAACCTGTGCCCTGGGGCCAGCATTTGGTGTTTCTCTTTATATTGCCCTGTGGTTATGCATGGTACATGCTATCTTCTGGCAGGAAAGCCAACCAAAGCAAAACGAAAACCaactcataatttcttttttttttttttttttttaggtgagaaAGCCAGCTGACTCTTTATTGCTTTGGGGGCAGGGGGCTCAGGAGCTCTTGGTGGGGCGGGTCCGCTTCCTCTTCACCATCACAGGCTTCTGGCTGCGCAGGATGGCGCTGGCCCTGCGGATGGCTGCCATGCGCAGGTCGGGGCGGTACTTGTTCTTGCGGATCATGTGTCTGATGCTGCTGAGCGTGGCGCGAGCGTTCTTGTTGATGGTGGTCCGCACATAGGAGGTGGCAGGCTTCCGCTGGCCGGATCTCCGCTTAATGACCACCACGACCCCTTTGCCGTCGGCTGCCGGCTCCACGCCCACGGTCTTGCGGTGAATCAGCCCGTTGTAGCGGAAGGAATTGCGGGCCTTCAAGTTATTGGGCTCCGTACTGTAGGTCTGCTTATTCCTCTTGATCAGGAAACTGGAGCAGTTCCGCACGACCATCCATTGCAGATGCGCAGACATGGCGGCGGCTCTTCTCGCAGCGGCGACCTGAGACGGAAAAAGCCATAATTTCCACTagacttgttgttgttgttgttgttgttgttgttgttgttgttgtcgttgttgagacagggtctcaatctgttgcccagactagagtgtggtggtgcaatcttggctcactgcagcctccacctaggttcaagcaattcttgtgcctcagcttcccaggtagctggaattacaggtgcataccaccatgcctggctaatttttgtatttttagtagagacaggtttttgccatgttggccaggctggtctcaaacttctgtcctcaagtgatctgttcgccccagtcacccaaagtgctgggattacagggatgaactGCTATAGTGCTGTGCCAGCCTCCACTAGActttaacagaaatgaaaacatctcAGCTCAGGCAGGGCTCTCAAATCTACAATCTTTCATGATGAAGGAGACAAGTTTGGGTTCCCTCTTCCTgagttaaataaaaagtaatgctgaacttttcagtttttttttttttttttttttttttttgagacagagtctcactctgttgtccaggctggagtgtggtgtgatctcggctcactgccacctccacctcccgggtttgagcaattctctgcctcagcctcccgagtagctgggattaccagcacctgccaccaagcccagctaattttttaatttttagtagagacaggggtttcaccatgttggccaggctggtcttgaactcctgacctcgtgatccacccatgttgacctcccaaagtgctggaattacctccaaacaaaaataaaaagaaacagaataaatagaataaaagaagGCACCTGGCCGTCT
Above is a window of Piliocolobus tephrosceles isolate RC106 unplaced genomic scaffold, ASM277652v3 unscaffolded_5305, whole genome shotgun sequence DNA encoding:
- the LOC111532384 gene encoding 60S ribosomal protein L28, with product MSAHLQWMVVRNCSSFLIKRNKQTYSTEPNNLKARNSFRYNGLIHRKTVGVEPAADGKGVVVVIKRRSGQRKPATSYVRTTINKNARATLSSIRHMIRKNKYRPDLRMAAIRRASAILRSQKPVMVKRKRTRPTKSS